A part of Nocardioides sp. WS12 genomic DNA contains:
- a CDS encoding GGDEF domain-containing protein, protein MHRVTSLVTSMLVAVALLGLAGTTAVALTAISRANDRVTSTRALVSQFALLREALSEEAFAEAGYRRSGSDEAWQRVESAVAAMPLLIQEVRQQVPASNGIALSQLGVLNARYVRQLRATRDSMTTDADDRVAGPALDAMRSLLEATISKHRDAVTEATVQQADLTQRLSVLLSSVFALAFAVLVWVFRLDHREQRRLRHESAEHRTRALTDPLTGLPNRAALLSTMAAELGRPDTQAALLFLDLDRFKPVNDTWGHHAGDAVLQQVATRLQDAVREDDFAARLGGDEFAVFLPRGGGAEAIEARILAAFTTPFDVAGEPYDLRTSIGMARSSSAEQGPDELLRLADEALYRAKRARCR, encoded by the coding sequence ATGCACAGGGTCACATCGCTGGTGACGTCGATGCTGGTAGCTGTCGCGCTCCTCGGACTTGCCGGTACGACGGCTGTTGCGCTGACCGCCATCTCCCGGGCCAACGACCGCGTGACCTCCACCCGCGCGCTGGTCTCCCAGTTCGCCCTGCTGCGCGAAGCACTGTCGGAGGAGGCGTTCGCCGAGGCCGGCTATCGGCGCTCCGGCAGCGACGAAGCGTGGCAACGGGTGGAGTCGGCGGTCGCAGCCATGCCCCTGCTGATCCAGGAGGTGCGCCAACAGGTACCCGCCAGCAACGGCATCGCCCTGTCCCAGCTCGGCGTCCTCAACGCCCGCTACGTCCGCCAACTCCGGGCCACCCGGGACTCCATGACCACGGACGCCGACGACCGCGTCGCCGGCCCCGCACTCGACGCGATGCGCTCACTCCTGGAAGCCACGATCAGCAAGCATCGCGATGCCGTCACCGAGGCGACCGTGCAACAGGCCGACCTGACCCAGCGCCTCAGCGTGTTGTTGTCGAGCGTGTTCGCCCTCGCCTTCGCCGTCCTGGTGTGGGTCTTCCGGCTCGACCATCGCGAACAACGCAGGCTCCGTCACGAATCGGCCGAGCACCGGACGCGGGCGCTCACTGACCCCCTCACCGGCCTGCCGAACCGGGCCGCCCTGCTCAGCACGATGGCAGCCGAGCTGGGCCGCCCGGACACGCAGGCAGCCCTGCTGTTCCTCGACCTCGACCGGTTCAAGCCCGTCAACGACACGTGGGGACACCACGCCGGCGACGCCGTCCTCCAGCAGGTCGCGACTCGGCTGCAGGACGCCGTACGAGAAGACGACTTCGCTGCGCGACTCGGAGGCGACGAGTTCGCGGTGTTCCTGCCCCGGGGCGGGGGAGCAGAGGCGATCGAGGCGCGCATCCTGGCTGCATTCACGACGCCCTTCGACGTGGCCGGCGAACCCTACGACCTGCGCACCTCGATCGGCATGGCACGCTCGAGCAGCGCGGAGCAGGGGCCCGACGAGCTCCTCCGACTGGCAGACGAAGCGCTGTACCGCGCCAAGCGAGCCCGTTGCCGCTGA
- a CDS encoding DUF922 domain-containing protein, with protein MALAEHHHGAEHERPDAYARETTPGRTPQGVLALQRAAGNGAVAGLLGVQRYAVGAAADSDATAVLAWLAANSPYAPEAAHTQAAFSMTRTFDAKEAKDKSWTVKVTASTVTVAKSVDMPTWAPTKIKKEWTAAHTALRAHEARHEGVADTWKATLKARLAAYTFTSTTATSWDDATAEAGVDLDEKWATWIEEHQKAQEKLDPYAVVIAGAAAPVAPVAPVTPDADAAPESGETPSPIEE; from the coding sequence ATGGCGCTCGCCGAGCACCACCACGGTGCCGAACATGAACGACCGGACGCCTACGCCCGGGAAACGACCCCGGGTCGCACGCCGCAGGGCGTGCTGGCACTGCAACGCGCGGCCGGCAACGGCGCGGTGGCTGGTCTCCTGGGAGTCCAGCGGTACGCCGTCGGCGCGGCGGCCGATTCGGATGCCACTGCCGTCCTGGCCTGGCTCGCAGCCAACAGCCCGTACGCGCCGGAAGCCGCCCACACCCAGGCCGCGTTCTCGATGACGCGGACTTTCGACGCCAAGGAGGCGAAGGACAAGAGCTGGACGGTCAAGGTGACGGCGTCGACCGTCACGGTGGCGAAGTCGGTCGACATGCCGACGTGGGCTCCGACCAAGATCAAGAAGGAGTGGACCGCCGCACACACGGCGTTGCGCGCCCACGAGGCCCGGCACGAGGGTGTCGCCGACACGTGGAAGGCCACGCTCAAGGCACGCCTGGCGGCGTACACGTTCACCAGCACCACGGCCACGTCCTGGGATGACGCGACAGCAGAGGCAGGCGTGGATCTGGACGAGAAGTGGGCGACCTGGATCGAGGAACACCAGAAGGCCCAGGAGAAGCTCGATCCGTACGCCGTCGTGATCGCGGGTGCAGCGGCCCCCGTGGCCCCGGTTGCCCCGGTGACACCCGACGCAGACGCAGCGCCGGAGTCCGGTGAAACTCCATCTCCCATCGAGGAGTGA
- a CDS encoding GAF domain-containing protein: protein MTDTEPTQMRAEVAASWERSAAAGVDITQLEAPIALETPDLRGLREAHPLARVFPLLDDVLGNEVRDCGAVMALADHEGTLLWVCGTPDKLRQAEGIGFVEGSNWDERLAGTNAPGLALATGRDAFITRDEHFRSSVRSWSCAATPIHDPFTSQILGVLDVTGGDAIVVPQTMAMVRAAARMAEAELARLLPPPPTPDRATGLRLVLELLGHNEALITIDNGQGKVSRLRLSRRHSEIVALLAAYPGGLTGDELAVMLYEEDGGTSTLRAELNRLRGLLGEDLLASRPYRLTAPLAGDWLAVEAQLAAGDLRSAMRGYGGPILPRSTAPGVVRLRDGLAASLRQGLLRSRAAELMSAWTRSGWGRDDYDMWLAQRAVVAPTSPMFALVEGQLARLDRDLA from the coding sequence ATGACGGATACCGAGCCCACTCAGATGCGGGCTGAGGTCGCCGCATCCTGGGAGCGCTCGGCGGCCGCCGGCGTCGACATCACCCAACTCGAAGCGCCGATCGCGTTGGAGACCCCGGACCTGCGCGGCCTGCGCGAGGCCCACCCGCTCGCGCGCGTGTTCCCGCTGCTCGACGACGTCCTCGGCAACGAAGTCCGCGACTGCGGCGCCGTGATGGCGCTCGCCGACCACGAAGGCACCCTGCTCTGGGTCTGCGGTACGCCGGACAAACTCCGCCAGGCGGAAGGGATCGGCTTCGTCGAGGGCAGCAACTGGGACGAGCGGCTCGCCGGCACCAACGCCCCCGGCCTCGCGCTGGCCACCGGCCGCGACGCGTTCATCACCCGCGACGAGCACTTCCGCTCCTCGGTGCGCTCGTGGAGCTGTGCCGCGACACCGATCCACGACCCGTTCACCAGCCAGATCCTGGGTGTCCTCGACGTGACCGGGGGCGACGCGATCGTCGTACCCCAGACCATGGCCATGGTCCGCGCCGCAGCGCGCATGGCCGAGGCCGAACTCGCCCGCCTCCTTCCCCCGCCTCCGACCCCGGACCGCGCGACCGGCCTGCGCCTGGTGCTCGAACTGCTCGGCCACAACGAAGCGCTGATCACCATCGACAACGGCCAGGGCAAGGTCAGCCGGCTCCGGTTGTCGCGCCGCCACAGCGAGATCGTCGCCTTGCTGGCGGCTTATCCCGGCGGCCTCACCGGCGATGAGCTCGCGGTCATGCTCTACGAGGAGGACGGCGGTACGTCGACGCTGCGCGCCGAGCTCAACCGACTCCGTGGTCTGCTGGGCGAGGACCTCCTCGCCTCCCGTCCGTATCGGCTCACCGCTCCCCTCGCCGGAGACTGGCTCGCCGTCGAGGCCCAACTCGCGGCCGGCGACCTCCGCTCCGCGATGCGCGGGTACGGCGGCCCGATCCTGCCGCGCTCGACGGCACCCGGCGTCGTACGACTGCGCGACGGGCTCGCCGCGTCGCTGCGCCAGGGGTTGCTCCGATCGCGCGCAGCAGAACTGATGTCGGCCTGGACCCGCTCGGGCTGGGGTCGCGATGACTACGACATGTGGCTCGCGCAGCGGGCCGTCGTGGCGCCGACGTCGCCGATGTTCGCCCTTGTCGAGGGGCAGCTCGCCCGCCTCGACCGCGACCTCGCGTAA
- a CDS encoding aldehyde dehydrogenase family protein — translation MTVYAAPGQPDSLVTVESRYGHFIGGEWVDPIKGDYFENISPVNGKPFTEIARGTAEDIDAALDAAHAAAPAWGATSPAERANVLNKIADRIEENLLQLAVAETWDNGKAVRETINADLPLAVDHFRYFAGCIRAQEGGISEIDADTYAYHFHEPLGVVGQIIPWNFPILMAVWKLAPALAAGNAVVLKPAEQTPWSILKLMEVIGDLLPAGVLNIVNGFGVEAGKPLASSPRIAKIAFTGETTTGRLIMQYASQNIIPVTLELGGKSPNVFFDSVNAEKDAFYNKALEGFTMFALNQGEVCTCPSRALVQRSMYDTFVPDAIERVRAIKLGNPLDDTTMMGAQASNDQLEKILSYIDIGKQEGAKVLIGGERAVLEGDLAGGYYVQPTVFEGDNSMRIFQEEIFGPVVSLTSFDDEADALKIANDTLYGLGAGVWSRDGSQAFRAGKEIQAGRVWTNNYHAYPAHAAFGGYKQSGIGRENHKMMLDHYQQTKNLLVSYSPDALGFF, via the coding sequence ATGACCGTCTATGCAGCACCCGGACAACCCGACTCGCTCGTCACTGTCGAGTCCCGCTACGGCCACTTCATCGGTGGCGAGTGGGTCGACCCGATCAAGGGCGACTACTTCGAGAACATCTCCCCGGTCAACGGCAAGCCGTTCACCGAGATCGCCCGCGGCACGGCCGAGGACATCGACGCGGCGCTCGACGCCGCCCACGCCGCTGCTCCCGCCTGGGGCGCCACGTCCCCGGCCGAGCGGGCGAACGTCCTCAACAAGATCGCCGACCGCATCGAGGAGAACCTCCTCCAGCTCGCCGTCGCGGAGACCTGGGACAACGGCAAGGCGGTCCGCGAGACCATCAACGCCGACCTGCCCCTGGCCGTGGACCACTTCCGCTACTTCGCCGGGTGCATCCGGGCGCAGGAGGGCGGCATCTCCGAGATCGACGCCGACACCTACGCGTACCACTTCCACGAGCCGCTCGGCGTCGTCGGCCAGATCATCCCGTGGAACTTCCCGATCCTGATGGCCGTGTGGAAGCTCGCCCCCGCGCTCGCCGCGGGCAACGCCGTCGTACTCAAGCCTGCCGAGCAGACCCCGTGGTCGATCCTCAAGTTGATGGAGGTCATCGGCGACCTGCTGCCGGCCGGCGTCCTCAACATCGTCAACGGCTTCGGCGTCGAGGCCGGCAAGCCGCTGGCATCGAGCCCGCGCATCGCGAAGATCGCCTTCACCGGCGAGACCACCACGGGCCGGCTGATCATGCAGTACGCCAGCCAGAACATCATTCCGGTGACGCTGGAACTTGGCGGCAAGAGCCCGAACGTCTTCTTCGACTCCGTGAACGCTGAGAAGGACGCCTTCTACAACAAGGCGCTCGAAGGCTTCACGATGTTCGCCCTCAACCAGGGCGAGGTCTGCACCTGCCCGTCCCGTGCGCTCGTGCAGCGCAGCATGTACGACACGTTCGTGCCGGACGCCATCGAACGGGTCCGCGCCATCAAGCTGGGTAACCCGCTCGACGACACCACCATGATGGGTGCGCAGGCCTCCAACGACCAGCTCGAGAAGATCCTGTCCTACATCGACATCGGCAAGCAGGAAGGCGCCAAGGTCCTCATCGGTGGCGAGCGCGCCGTCCTCGAGGGCGACCTCGCTGGCGGCTATTACGTGCAGCCCACCGTGTTCGAGGGCGACAACTCGATGCGGATCTTCCAGGAGGAGATCTTCGGACCGGTCGTCTCGCTCACCAGCTTCGACGACGAGGCCGATGCCCTCAAGATCGCCAACGACACGCTCTACGGCCTCGGTGCCGGCGTCTGGTCGCGCGACGGGTCCCAGGCATTCCGCGCCGGCAAGGAGATCCAGGCCGGCCGCGTGTGGACGAACAACTACCACGCGTACCCGGCGCACGCGGCCTTCGGCGGCTACAAGCAGTCCGGCATCGGTCGCGAGAACCACAAGATGATGCTCGACCACTACCAGCAGACCAAGAACCTGCTCGTGTCCTACAGCCCGGACGCACTCGGCTTCTTCTGA
- a CDS encoding DUF779 domain-containing protein: MDRVAVTGEAAELLRRLTEANGPVMFHQSGGCCDGSSPMCFPDGDFILSDADVHLGDLDIELERQVPVWMSKAQFEYWSHTHLTIDVVPGRGAGFSLEAPYGVRFLIRSRLFTDEESTSLTPTEAG; encoded by the coding sequence ATGGATCGTGTGGCTGTCACCGGTGAGGCGGCGGAGTTGCTCCGCCGCCTCACCGAGGCCAACGGGCCGGTCATGTTCCACCAGTCCGGCGGCTGCTGCGACGGGTCGTCGCCGATGTGCTTTCCCGACGGCGACTTCATCCTGAGCGATGCGGACGTCCACCTCGGCGATCTCGACATCGAGCTCGAACGCCAGGTGCCGGTGTGGATGTCGAAGGCGCAGTTCGAGTACTGGTCGCACACCCACCTGACCATCGACGTCGTTCCCGGCCGGGGTGCGGGCTTCTCCCTCGAGGCGCCGTACGGCGTCCGGTTTCTGATCCGCTCGCGGTTGTTCACCGACGAGGAGTCGACGTCGCTCACGCCCACGGAGGCAGGGTGA
- a CDS encoding aldo/keto reductase, with the protein MEQRSLGRTGRDASMVGLGTWQLGADWGDVSEADARAVLEASAAAGVTFFDTADVYGDGRSEQVVGRFLAAHPDAGLMVATKMGRRAEQVPSNYTLANFRAWLDRSRANLGVDRIDLVQLHCPPSKVIDDDATYDALDALAADGVIAAYGVSVETCAQALSAIARPGVASVQIILNAFRLKPLDEVLPAASDAGVAIIARVPLASGLLSGRYDDTTVFAADDHRTYNRDGSAFDVGETFSGVDYGQGVRAAAAFTTLVRSTLSPEVTPAQAAVAWCAQQPGVSTVIPGARNVAQAHANAAAGDLGPLPTEFLDGVRSIYDTNLRGAIHPRW; encoded by the coding sequence ATGGAACAGCGCAGTCTCGGGCGCACGGGACGTGACGCCTCGATGGTCGGGCTCGGCACCTGGCAGCTCGGTGCGGACTGGGGCGACGTGAGCGAGGCCGATGCCCGGGCCGTGCTCGAGGCGTCGGCCGCGGCCGGCGTCACCTTCTTCGACACTGCCGACGTCTACGGCGACGGCCGCAGTGAGCAGGTCGTCGGGCGGTTCCTGGCTGCGCATCCCGACGCCGGCCTCATGGTCGCCACCAAGATGGGCCGCCGGGCCGAGCAGGTGCCCTCGAACTACACGCTGGCGAACTTCCGTGCCTGGCTCGACCGCTCCCGCGCCAACCTCGGTGTCGACCGGATCGACCTGGTCCAGCTGCACTGCCCGCCGTCGAAGGTCATCGACGACGACGCGACGTACGACGCACTGGACGCACTCGCTGCAGACGGCGTGATCGCGGCGTACGGCGTCAGCGTCGAGACCTGCGCCCAGGCGCTCTCTGCGATCGCACGACCGGGCGTCGCGTCGGTGCAGATCATCCTCAACGCGTTCCGGTTGAAGCCGCTCGACGAGGTCCTCCCGGCCGCGTCCGATGCCGGGGTCGCGATCATCGCTCGCGTACCCCTGGCCTCCGGCCTGCTGTCCGGGCGGTACGACGACACGACCGTCTTCGCCGCCGACGACCACCGCACCTACAACCGTGACGGGAGCGCCTTCGACGTCGGCGAGACGTTCTCGGGTGTCGACTACGGGCAGGGCGTCCGCGCCGCGGCGGCGTTCACGACCCTGGTCCGGAGCACGCTCTCTCCCGAGGTGACGCCGGCCCAGGCCGCGGTCGCGTGGTGCGCGCAGCAACCGGGCGTCAGCACGGTGATCCCGGGGGCACGCAACGTGGCCCAGGCCCACGCCAATGCGGCGGCCGGTGACCTCGGTCCGCTCCCGACGGAGTTCCTCGACGGGGTGCGGAGCATCTACGACACGAACCTGCGGGGCGCGATTCATCCGCGTTGGTGA
- a CDS encoding ISL3 family transposase, which translates to MRNVRLWRALLGVENTVIESVEFDEGAELVVARVRPRRESHGRCGACGRRASWYDRGEGRRRWRALDLGAVQVFLEADAPRVNCRQHGPTVRQVPWARHSAGHTLAFDQQVAWLATQCSRTAVTTLMRIAWRTVGAIITRVWADTGGAVDQFAGLRRIGIDEISYKRHHKYLTVVVDHDTGRLVWVAAGPKGATVHAFFEALELSGAGRCAQITHVTADAAPWMVGAIEGHCPNAVRCADPFHVVGWASQALDVVRRDAWSAARQAGHTRPAGWQHGRPMTKATGPARALRKSRYALWKNPENLTTAEQTKLAWIAKTDPRLYRAYLLKEGLRTIFKLPPDQAEEAIDRWIAWARRSRLPSFVKLQERIRRHRTEILAAIENAMSNALVESVNTKIRLITRMAFGFATPDALIALAMLNLGGHRPTLPGRE; encoded by the coding sequence GTGCGGAACGTCAGACTATGGCGTGCCCTTTTGGGCGTCGAGAACACCGTCATCGAAAGCGTCGAGTTCGATGAAGGTGCGGAGTTGGTGGTCGCCCGGGTACGGCCGCGGCGAGAGAGCCATGGTCGCTGCGGGGCCTGCGGACGCAGGGCTTCTTGGTACGACCGTGGCGAGGGCCGCCGACGGTGGCGGGCATTGGACCTTGGCGCTGTCCAGGTCTTCCTTGAGGCCGACGCACCACGCGTGAACTGCCGCCAACATGGTCCGACAGTGCGTCAGGTTCCCTGGGCGCGTCATAGCGCCGGGCACACACTCGCCTTCGACCAACAGGTCGCCTGGTTGGCCACGCAGTGCTCCAGGACCGCAGTCACGACACTCATGCGGATCGCGTGGCGCACGGTGGGCGCCATCATCACCAGAGTCTGGGCCGACACCGGCGGCGCAGTCGATCAGTTCGCCGGCCTGCGCCGGATCGGGATCGACGAGATCTCCTACAAACGCCACCACAAGTACCTGACCGTCGTGGTTGACCACGACACCGGCCGACTCGTGTGGGTCGCGGCGGGACCCAAAGGCGCGACTGTGCACGCGTTCTTCGAGGCGCTGGAACTTTCGGGTGCCGGGAGGTGCGCTCAGATCACCCACGTCACCGCGGATGCAGCGCCCTGGATGGTCGGCGCCATCGAGGGCCACTGCCCGAACGCGGTGCGATGCGCTGACCCGTTCCATGTCGTCGGCTGGGCCAGCCAAGCACTCGACGTCGTTCGCCGCGACGCGTGGAGTGCAGCTCGCCAAGCCGGCCACACCCGCCCTGCCGGGTGGCAACACGGGCGCCCCATGACGAAGGCGACCGGGCCCGCGCGGGCCCTGAGGAAGTCCAGATACGCGTTGTGGAAGAACCCCGAGAACCTCACCACCGCAGAGCAGACGAAGCTGGCCTGGATCGCCAAGACCGACCCACGGCTCTATCGCGCCTACCTGCTCAAGGAGGGCCTGCGCACCATCTTCAAACTGCCACCCGATCAAGCCGAAGAAGCCATCGATCGCTGGATCGCTTGGGCACGACGCTCACGCCTTCCCTCATTCGTAAAGCTTCAGGAACGAATCCGTCGCCACCGCACCGAGATTCTGGCCGCGATCGAGAACGCCATGTCCAACGCCCTGGTCGAATCGGTCAACACCAAGATCCGACTCATCACTCGAATGGCCTTCGGGTTCGCCACACCCGATGCCCTCATTGCCCTCGCGATGTTGAACCTCGGCGGCCACCGCCCGACGCTCCCCGGACGCGAATGA
- a CDS encoding ROK family protein, with the protein MTDETTPPAARESASAGDLLTLLRSGRASTRSDLRTVTGLSRTAVVARVNALAEAGLLRLGAELASTGGRPPGSLVFNTEAGVVLAAAVGRSRSQVAVFDLGGTELAASAVDHVVGAGPDEVMPVVADQLAQLLTADRPPVLGIGCSLPGVVDSARGVSVDTPVMGGWDGVPLAPYLAGVAEAPLFLANDADTLARSEYLGHAREIRDLLVLKASTGIGLGVLADGRIVTGARGGAGDIGHTKVPEAAGRPCRCGDVGCLETLAAGWALVARLQEEGRDVGHVRDLVAHALSGDPEAKQLLRESGRQVGELLAVAINLLNPQAVVLGGDMAAAYDVYAAGVRESVYARSSAHATRELQFLPSTYGDRAGLVGCAALALDAVLSPRAVDARLARARN; encoded by the coding sequence GTGACCGACGAGACGACGCCGCCGGCGGCCCGGGAGTCGGCGTCGGCCGGCGATCTGCTCACCCTTCTCCGCAGCGGCCGGGCGTCCACGCGCTCCGACCTGCGCACCGTCACCGGGCTGTCTCGGACGGCCGTCGTCGCCCGGGTCAACGCCCTCGCGGAGGCGGGGCTGCTGCGCCTCGGCGCCGAGTTGGCCTCCACCGGCGGCCGCCCGCCGGGCAGCCTGGTCTTCAACACGGAGGCGGGCGTGGTGCTCGCCGCGGCGGTCGGCCGCTCCCGCTCCCAGGTCGCCGTCTTCGACCTCGGTGGCACCGAGTTGGCGGCCTCGGCCGTCGACCACGTGGTCGGCGCCGGTCCTGACGAGGTGATGCCCGTCGTCGCCGACCAGCTCGCGCAGCTGCTCACCGCGGACCGGCCGCCGGTGCTCGGCATCGGCTGCTCGCTCCCCGGTGTGGTCGACTCTGCACGGGGCGTCAGCGTCGACACACCCGTGATGGGCGGCTGGGACGGCGTCCCCCTGGCGCCGTACCTCGCCGGGGTGGCGGAGGCCCCCCTCTTCCTCGCTAACGACGCCGACACCCTGGCCCGCTCGGAGTACCTCGGCCACGCCCGCGAGATCCGGGACCTGCTGGTCCTCAAGGCGTCGACGGGCATCGGCCTGGGCGTGCTCGCCGACGGACGGATCGTCACCGGGGCCCGTGGGGGAGCTGGGGACATCGGCCACACGAAGGTGCCGGAGGCCGCCGGTCGGCCGTGCCGTTGCGGTGACGTCGGGTGCCTCGAGACGCTCGCCGCCGGCTGGGCGCTGGTTGCCCGGCTGCAGGAGGAGGGGCGCGACGTCGGCCACGTGCGCGACCTCGTTGCCCATGCGCTGTCCGGCGATCCGGAGGCCAAGCAACTACTGCGCGAGAGCGGCCGCCAGGTCGGTGAACTGCTCGCCGTCGCCATCAATCTGCTCAACCCGCAGGCGGTGGTGCTGGGTGGCGACATGGCCGCGGCCTACGACGTCTACGCCGCGGGCGTGCGCGAGTCGGTCTACGCCCGGTCCTCCGCGCACGCGACCCGTGAGCTCCAGTTCCTGCCGTCGACGTACGGCGACCGGGCCGGCCTCGTCGGCTGCGCGGCCCTGGCGCTGGACGCCGTGCTCAGTCCCCGCGCCGTCGACGCCCGGCTCGCCCGGGCCCGCAACTGA
- the zwf gene encoding glucose-6-phosphate dehydrogenase: MTAPLPDLDLPACDFTVFGGTGDLALRKLLPGLYERERQRHLHPETRIVGVSRHHLDDDGYRDLVTQALFEHVPEDHLEAGAVHRLISRLHHLSLDATTAEGWDLLHGLLKERPGVSRLAGARTSTTEGPTEDEPVRVYYLAVASDLFGPICDRLDDLGLVTPQCRVVLEKPIGWDLASSRVVNDAVGRVFEERQIFRIDHYLGKESVQNLLVTRFANTFLEPVWNSRWVDHVQITVSETLGVAGRGEYYDRAGAMRDMVQNHLLQLLCLVAMEPPTYVGGDPVRDEKLKVLRALVPLTGSDVDRNTVRGQYTTYGEELGHPSTSETYVALRAEVQNWRWAGVPFYLRTGKRMARQESTIEVVFKEPPHAMFPHSEGATTPNRLTVRMQPDEGMQLHLTAKHPGPGGIRLHPASLDLSYADTFDERCPDPYERLLMDVMRGIPTLFMRRDEVEAAWSWVEPILDQWDRDGVEPVRYHPGTNGPAAAARLLARTGHTWQEPTA; the protein is encoded by the coding sequence GTGACCGCGCCCCTCCCCGATCTCGACCTCCCGGCCTGCGACTTCACCGTCTTCGGCGGAACGGGCGATCTGGCGCTGCGCAAGTTGCTCCCGGGGCTCTACGAACGCGAACGCCAGCGACACCTGCACCCCGAAACCCGGATCGTCGGCGTCTCACGCCACCACCTGGACGACGACGGCTACCGCGACCTGGTGACCCAGGCTCTCTTCGAGCATGTCCCCGAGGACCACCTCGAGGCCGGCGCCGTGCACCGATTGATCAGCCGTCTGCACCACCTCTCGCTCGACGCCACCACGGCGGAGGGCTGGGACCTGTTGCACGGGCTGCTGAAGGAGCGCCCGGGGGTTTCGAGGCTCGCTGGCGCTCGCACCTCAACCACCGAGGGACCGACCGAGGACGAGCCGGTCCGCGTCTACTACCTGGCCGTCGCGTCCGATCTCTTCGGGCCGATCTGCGACCGCCTCGACGACCTCGGGCTGGTGACGCCACAGTGCCGGGTGGTCCTGGAGAAGCCGATCGGCTGGGACCTGGCTTCCTCACGCGTCGTCAACGACGCCGTGGGGCGGGTCTTCGAGGAGCGGCAGATCTTCCGCATCGACCACTACCTCGGCAAGGAGAGCGTGCAGAACCTCCTGGTCACCCGCTTCGCGAACACGTTCCTCGAGCCCGTGTGGAACTCACGGTGGGTGGACCACGTACAGATCACCGTGTCCGAGACCCTCGGCGTCGCAGGTCGCGGCGAGTACTACGACCGGGCCGGCGCGATGCGCGACATGGTCCAGAACCACCTGCTCCAGCTGCTCTGCCTGGTCGCCATGGAGCCCCCGACGTACGTCGGCGGCGACCCGGTGCGCGACGAGAAGCTCAAGGTGCTGCGTGCCCTCGTGCCGCTCACCGGAAGCGACGTGGATCGCAACACGGTGCGGGGGCAGTACACGACGTACGGCGAGGAACTCGGGCACCCCAGCACCAGCGAGACGTACGTCGCCCTGCGGGCCGAGGTCCAGAACTGGCGCTGGGCGGGCGTCCCCTTCTACCTGCGCACCGGCAAGCGGATGGCGCGGCAGGAGTCGACGATCGAGGTCGTCTTCAAGGAGCCGCCGCACGCGATGTTCCCCCACAGCGAGGGCGCCACGACCCCCAACCGGCTGACCGTGCGGATGCAGCCCGACGAGGGCATGCAACTCCACCTGACCGCCAAGCACCCCGGCCCCGGTGGCATCCGGTTGCATCCCGCGTCGCTGGACCTCAGCTACGCCGACACGTTCGACGAGCGGTGCCCCGACCCGTACGAGCGCCTGCTGATGGACGTCATGCGGGGCATCCCCACCCTCTTCATGCGCCGCGACGAGGTCGAGGCCGCGTGGTCGTGGGTGGAACCGATCCTCGACCAGTGGGACCGCGACGGCGTCGAACCAGTCCGCTACCACCCCGGAACCAACGGCCCGGCCGCAGCAGCACGGTTGCTCGCGCGCACCGGCCACACCTGGCAGGAGCCCACCGCATGA